The Paenibacillus sp. FSL R7-0345 DNA segment CAATACCCGTGATCTGCGCAAGCTGGGCGGACTGGTATCATTGATGCCGGTAACCTTTACAGTGGCGCTGATCGGCAGCTTTTCGATGGCTGGTTTGCCGCCGTTTGCGGGCTTCCTGAGTAAGGAGATGTTCTTTACCGCAGTTCTGAATATCCGGGAGCTGGATATTCTCAGTGTGCAATCCCTGTTTACAATCGTTCCGGTAGTAGCCTGGATTGCCAGTATCTTTACTTTTGCGTATAGCATGATTATGGTGTTCCATACCTTTTTCGGCAAGTACCAGCCTGAGAAGCTGGATAAGAAACCGCATGAGGCACCGTTCGGACTGCTGCTGTCGCCGATTCTGCTGGCCCTGCTGGCAGTGGTGACCGGACTGTTTCCGAATATGCTGTCAAAGACGATAATTGTACCGGGGATGAACGCGATCCATCCGCAGCTTGCGGCAAGCTCCCCGTTTTACGTCAATATCTATTTCTGGCACGGGTTCAATACTGAAGTCTGGATGACGCTGGGTGTTATTATTCTGGGAATCGTGGTGTACCGGATTTACGGCCGCCTGAGCCTTGTTGATAAGGAATGGGGCCGAGGCCGAGGCTACACGCTGAACCAGGTGTATGACGGCAGTATCAGGCTGGTCGAGCGGACTTCGCGTTCGATTACGGGACTGTATATGACCGGCTCCATGCGCCATTATCTGATGTATATCTTTGCTTTAATTATCGTCATTGTGGGCGGTTCGATGCTGTTTTCAGACGGCATTACTCTGGGGCAAGGGGAGTATGCCCCGATATCCTTCTTTGAAGTCGTTGCTGTGCTGGTCATGCTGACCGGTGCGCTGGCCATTCCGTTTGCCAAGTCCCGTGTGTCGGCGATTCTGCTGACCGGGATGGTAGGCTACATGGTTACACTGCTGTTTATTCTGTTCCGGGCACCTGATCTGGCGCTCACACAGATGATTGTTGAAGTGGTGTCCGTTACCTTGTTCCTGCTCTGCTTCCGGCATCTGCCAAGGCTGGGGCGCGAGAAAGTTAAATTCCGGCTGAAGCTTCCGAAGCTGATCATATCCATCGGGTTCGGGGCAACGATGACGCTAGTCGCGCTAGCGGCACTTGGCAGCAGCCCGTTTGAATCGATCTCAAGCTATTACACGGAGAACAGCTATAAACTGGGCGGCGGCAAAAATGTTGTCAACGTTCTGCTAGTGGATTTCCGCGGCTTTGATACGATGTTTGAAATTACGGTGCTGGGGCTGGCTTCACTGGCGATCTATTCCATGATCAAACTCAAAGTGGAACCGGACAATAAGCCTGCAGCCATAAAAAGCATGTTTGATGATGAGAAGCCCCGCTACTCCCGCAGCAATGATGTGCTGCTTCAGTCGGTAGCGAAGGTAGCCTTCGTCATCATCATAACCTTCTCGCTGTATCTGTTCTTTGCCGGACATAACAATCCCGGCGGCGGCTTTATCGGAGCGCTGATGGCTGCGGCGGCACTGGTGCTGCTGGCAATTGCCTTCGGTATGGATTTTGTGGAAAAGGTCCTTCCGGTCAATTACCGCAAGCTGATTGCGGTCGGCATCATTCTGGCCTTCCTGACCGGTATAGGGTCCTTTGTATTCGATGTACCTTTCCTGAGCCAGGCTTTTGGCTATTTTGAACTGCCGGTGATGGGCAAGACCGAGCTGACCACAGCGATGCTGTTCGATCTCGGAGTCTATCTGGCAGTTATCGGTGTCACTATGAATATCATCTTTACGATCGGGAGGGATAACTGATGGAGCTCCTTATTGCCCTGGCGATCGGTGTCTTGTTTACTGTGGGTGTGTATCTGGTTCTCTCCAAAAGCCTGCTTCGTATTCTGCTGGGGACGACACTGATCACACATGGGGTTCATCTGCTGCTGCTGACCATGGCCGGACTGAAGACCGGCGCTGCCCCGCTGCTTGGCGAAAAGGCGGATTCTTATGTCGATCCCCTGCCGCAGGCGCTTATCCTCACCTCGATCGTAATCAGCTTCGGGGTGTCGGCTTTCTTTATCGTCCTTGCCTACCGGGCTTACCGCTCGGCCGGTATGGATGATGTGGAAGGCAGCAAGGGGGAGAGACAATGAACAACCTGCTGGTAATGCCATTGCTGATTCCGGCTCTTACAGCGGTGATCCTGATTTTCCTGAAAGAACAGATTGGCCTGCAGCGTATTATCAGTGCGGTCAGTGTGTTTCTGAATATTGCAGTTGCCGCAACAATTGTTTACCAGGTCAAAACAGACGGGATTCAAACGCTGCATATGGGCGGCTGGCTGCCGCCATACGGTATCGTTTTTGTTGCTGATATGTTTGCGGCGCTGCTCGTACTGGTAACGGCAATCGTAGGTGCAGCGTGCCTGTTCTTTTCCTTTGCCAGTATCGGCGAGGAGCGCGAACGGTTTTATTACTACACGTTTTTCCATTTCCTGCTGACCGGTGTGTTCGGATCTTTCCTGACCGGTGACCTGTTTAACCTGTTCGTCTGCTTTGAGGTGCTGCTGGTTGCCTCCTATTCGATGATCGTACTGGGCGGGACGAGAGTCCAGCTGCGTGAGACGCTGAAATATATCCTGGTTAATGTCATTTCCTCAGCTCTTTTTGTAGCGGCAATCGCTTATCTTTATGCAGCTACAGGCACGCTGAACATGGCGCATCTGGCCATGCGTGTGGCTGAAGCAGGACAGGGCGGAATAATGAATGTTATCGCCGTGCTGCTTTTGCTGGTATTCTCGCTCAAAGCGGGTTTGCTGCTGTTCTTCTGGCTTCCTGATTCCTACAGTGCTCCTCCTCTTGCGGTAAGGGCATTGTTCGGGGCCCTGCTGACGAAGGTAGGTCTGTATGCCATCACCCGGACCTTTACCCTTATCTTTGTCCATGATCCCGGTATGACCCATTCGCTGATGGGCTGGATGGCGGGAGCAACGATGATTCTCGGGGCAATCGGGGCGCTTGCGTATAATGATCTGAGCCGGATTTTTAACTATAATATTGTGATCAGTGTGGGCTTCATTGCTTTCGGTATATCGGTTCTGACCGAAGATTCACTGAACGGTGTCGTATTCTATCTGATGCATGACATGATTGCCAAGGCGCTGCTGTTCTTCCTGGGCGGAATGATTCTCGCCGCGTCGGGAACAGAGCAGCTGAAGCAGATGGGCGGCCTGATCCGCAAGTACCCGTGGACCGGATGGATGTTCTTTATTCTGACCCTTGCCTTGGTAGGTGTGCCGCCGCTAAGCGGCTTTGCCGGGAAGGTGATGATGGTCCGCAGCGGTTTTGGCGAAATGCATGTAGCCCTGGCCCTGATTGCGCTGGCGTCAAGCTTTGTTGTCCTGTACTCGCTAATTAAGGTGTTCCAGGAAGTATTCTGGGGAGGCGAGCGGAACGATGAGGCGATTCATCCTCAGCGCTACAAAGCGATGATGGCACCGGCAGCTGTGCTGTTTGTCCTCGTGATTCTGATGGGTATCGGTGCCGAGACGGTGAATGATTATGTTCTCCAGGCCGGAGCTGTGCTGGCTGATCCGGCACAATACATTAACGCTGTCTTGATGAAGGAGTAGATGCGGATGGCTTTTCAATTATTGTTAAATTTCATGATAGCATTCCTGTGGATGTTCCTGAATAATGACTGGACAGCTTCCGGCTTTATTGTCGGCTATATACTTGGTATCCTTGTAGTGTTCGGACTCCGGCGTTTTTTTGGCGGCCGCCTGTATCTCGGCAGAGGCTGGGCAATCCTTAAACTGGCTGTGCTGCTGCTGCGTGAACTGGTGGTATCCAGTTATGTGGTGGTAAAAGCGGTGCTGAGACCGAACCTTAACATCCGCCCGGCCATCTTGATGTATACAACAGAGCTGAAGGCGGACTGGGAGGTTGCCGTGCTGATCACGCTGCTCTGTCTGACTCCGGGATCGGTTGTGCTGGAGGTGTCCAAGGATAACCGGACTCTATATATTCATGCTATGGATATCAAAGATGCTGAACAGTTCAGAGACAACATCCGCAATACGTTTGAACGCGCGATTCTGGAGGTGTCCCGTTCATGATTCATTTCATACTCATGCTGGCGGTTTCAATCATGGTCATCTCGATCGGCATTTGCGCCTGGAGACTGGTGAAGGGGCCGTCACTGCCTGACCGGGTTGCTGCACTGGATACAATAGGTATCAATCTGCTGGCGATGGTGGCCGTTCTGTCGGTGCTGTTTAAGACTCAAGCCTTTATTGAATACATTCTGCTGATCGGAATTCTCTCTTTTATCGGAACGGTGGCCTTTGCCAGATATATCGAAAGGAGAGTGGTGTTTGAACATGGAGATCATCAAGACCGGGATTGAACTGCTGTTTGCACTGCTTATTCTGACAGGGGCGCTGTTAAGCGCCGTCAGCTCCTTTGGGCTGATCCGTCTGCCTGATGTGTATCTGAGATCACATGCTGCTGCCAAAAGCGCTACGCTCGGCGTGCTGTGCGTACTCAGCGGCGCATTTCTCTACTTTGCCTTCTTTCTTGATTTTATCAGCGCGAAGCTGCTGCTCGGCATTGTGTTCGTATTTATGACTTCGCCTTTGTCGGCTCACCTGACCGGACGGGCTGCTTACCGGACCGGGGTTCCGCTGTGGAACAAACGTATCCAGGATGACCTGAAAGAGGTTCTGGAGAAGGAACGGGTCAAGTCTGATCCCACAGCCTAAGCTTAAAAAAAGAAACAGGGATGTCCCAAACCGTAATTGGCTGGGGAACATCCCTGTTTTTAGGTTAGATGCTGTGTTGCGGTTCATCGCAGTTAGGTTAGAGCAGAGATCATTAATCTGTTAGCGGGATATTGCTGTTCTGCCCGGTACGTCTGCGGTATACATACAGCATGACATAGGAGAGGACAAACGCTGCTGTGACAAGCCACAGCGGAATCCGCGGGTCCAGCTTGTATGCCCAGCCGCCGATGATGCCTGCAGGTGCGGTGAACAGCAGGATTAACACGGACAGCATGGAGAAAACCTTGGCCCGTTTATCATCATCAATGGCATTCTGCACGGCAGCTTCCAGATAAGGCGAGCTGATCATCAGCCCTACAGCCGCCAGAATAGTGCTCAGCCCAAGCCACAGCAGGCTCGCTGAAGGATAGATCACCAGCATTACATTGGAGGCTGCAGAAAGTCCAAAGCCGGCCATCATAGCGCGGTGAGCGGCCTGGTCGGGAATCTTAGGCATAAGCAGCCATAACGTCACCAGCATAATAATAGAAGAAACTGCCGGGAACAGGGAGATGATGCCGCTGTCAATCCGCAGATAGTCGGCCATATAAAGCGAGAGATAAGTGGTCTTCAGCGTCGCCTGGAAATTAAACAGGATGTATACGCCGAAAATCAGCAGGAGATTGCGGTCCGTCCCCAGCTCCCGGAAAGCGCCGCCATATTCGACCATGATCTCTCTGAGTCCCAGCTCGCGGGTCTCCTGGCGTTTCCTGATCCCTGCTTCCGTCTCGCGTGTCGTCAATTGACGCCCGATAAACTGAAAGGTCATGAACAGAAAGGCGATCACATACATAATCCGCATGCCTGTGACCATACCGTACTGATTCACCAGCAGGCCGCCCAGCGGGGCGAATAACCCGCCGATTACACCAATGATCTGCAGCAGGGTGAATACGTAGGTCCGGTCAGACGGCTTGGTGTCTTCTACAATGAGACAGTAGAATGCGATATGCGGCACACGCTGGAAGCCGTTGATGACAGCAGCTGCCACAAAGAACCAGAGATTTTGCGAAAAGGCCCATAACAAGGTAGCCAGACTCCAGCTGAGCAGGTCAAAATACAGGATTGCCCGTTTGCGTCCCATGCGGTCGGTTAAATATCCGCTCAGTAAAGAGGAAAGTACCTGCACAATCAGCCCGATGGTTGTAATCCAGCCAATGTTCAGCTCGGTCAGGCCAAGCTCATACATGTACAGGGTAGCATAGGTAGAGAACATGCTGTACGGAATCAGGAAAAAGGGCTCAAAGGTCAGGCAGCCCCGGCTGTTGCCCTGCAGCCGCGGAAAAAAGGTTTTTGCCATGAAGAAGGTCCTCCGGATTGTCGTAAGAGATTATGAAGTCCAAATTATTAAATGATAATTATAAGATAATGTCAATGATAGAGCGGATAGAGCGGGCAGGACTGGAACTGGAATCCGGTGCGGTAACAGCGTAAGTTGCAGCGGGGTTAAAAGTTAAAGTAGACTAGGTATAGCAACAGCTGGCATCCAAAACGATTAATGAATGCTGCTCTCATTTCAATTAACAAGGTGGTTAACATGTTTATTTTCCTCGGACTTGTATTTATTGTGTTATACGCTGCAATTGTATTTTATATCGGCTGGAGCGGCTGGAGCTGGATTAAGCCTGCAGTGTCGGCCAGATTCCGTCTGATCTATATCATCCTGCTTGTTTTTCTGGCAAGCTCGCTGATTCTATCGAGAGTTGTTGCCGGCTCAGCTGTTCTAAGCGTAATCGGCAGCTATTGGCTGGCCCTGTTCAGTTTATCTGTGCTGGTGCTGCCCGTTATCCATCTTATCGTCTGGCTAACAAAGCTTTCCCGTCTGCCGCGGCACGCCGTCCAGAAATGGTCGGGAATTATCACTTTACTGCTGCTGGCTGGTCTGATCGGGTTCGGCAGCTTTAACGCCTTCAGTCCGGTTACACGCTCTTATGAGATCAAGATTGACAAGCCTGGTCCGGAGAGCGGCAAGCTGCATATTGTGATGGCTTCGGATATGCATTTTGGGTACCTGTCCGGCAAAAGCCACGCTGAGCGGATGGTCAAAGAGATCAATGCGCTGAAACCGGATATCGTGCTGCTGCCCGGGGATATTGTGGATGATGACATTATGCCTTACAAAAATAAGGGGATCGGCGATATTTTATCCGGGATTGAAGCGCCGCTTGGTGTATATGCTTCACTGGGGAACCATGACCGGTTCGACGGGGAGACACAGGAGCTGATCAGCCTGCTGGAGGAGAGCGGGATGCGGGTGCTGTATGACGAGAGTGTTCAGGTTGGAGACTGGCTGACGCTGGTCGGACGGAAGGATTACAGCGACAAGAACCGGGCGGGGCTGGCTGAGCTTACTAAAGAGCTCGACCCGAACAAGCCGGTTGTGCTGCTGGAGCATCAGCCGGTTGAACTGGGCACTGCAGAGGAGCAGGGGATAGATCTGATGCTGTCCGGTCACACCCACCGCGGGCAGATCGCACCTGCTAATCTGATCACCTCACGGATTTTTGAAAATGACTGGGGTTATTTGCAGAAAGGGCAAATGCACTCCATTGTATCTTCGGGGTACGGCTTCTGGGGACCGCCGATCCGTATCGGATCACGGTCGGAGATTGTGTCTATCCAGGTTACATTCACTGACTGATACGTCGAGCTTTTTAATAACATTTCAAAAGAAACAGGCGACAGCTGGGCAGCTGCCGCCTGTTTTCCATTTAACTAAAGAACGGCTTCTCATTTAGCCGGAGCTCATACTCGTTAGTCAATCCGCCCGCAAGCGCATTATGACGCAGGGCCAGATACAGCTCTGCTTTTGTTGCATTGACATAAGGCTGGACGAATAAGATACCGATGCCCAGAGCCAAGAGCCCGAGCAGAATCCAGCCGATAAAGCTCAGATCAAGCACAAACATACGGAATTTATGGCCGTGCGTCATCTGCCTGCTCAAATCAACTGCGCGGTTATAGCCGATGTTCGGGTTGTCCGCCAGGATGAACGGAACCTGACTGTAGGAGTAAGATTTGACGATCCCCGGAATAATCAGCAGCAGGAACCATAAGAAATTCAAAAAGTTCTTCCATAGCATAGTTAATACTACAGCCCAATACCGGTCCTTTCCGAATGCATAGCCTATATTACCCATATTGACTTCACCTTCAGCCGATTGCTTGAAATAGCGCTGTGAGCCAACGATGAGGGGAGTGGCAATCAGGGTATAAAAGGCGATCCCGATGATTCCAAAAATAATGATGAGTACAAAAGCAACAATCAGGATCGGGCCTGCAACGCCCCAATTCATATCCAGTCCGGCATTCTGCAGCTCTGTCCGGTTTGATGACTCGAAAAACCGGTCCAAGCTGGGAAGCCCCGTGCCTTCTCCAAGAATGATCAGCAGCAGGCTTACGACAAAAGCTTTCCAATATGATGTCCGCAGTACGCCCTTGGCCCTTCGTTTGAGTTCTCCGCGTTCCCACATAATAAAACCTCTTTCTGGTATGTATTTTTGTTCTTCACCTTACAATATATACTATGAAATATGCAATAAGACAAACTGTTCATGACAACCTGACGGCTGCTTTTGTAAATTATAGGCTTTCGATATCAGATTTTTTCGATATTGTAGATATGAATATTGGCTGCGATAAATGTTCTATTTTAATGTAAATGTAATGTTTTTTCTGAAAATACCGATATATCAAGTGATAAAAGAGATAGACAAAGGGGAATGCACGTGAATTTGAAAACAAAAGTAATGATCCTGGTAGTATCAATCTGTATCATTTTGGCGGTTCCGCTAAGTTATTTTTCATTGTATCTGATTCAAAAGCAGACACATGACTCGATTGACGAACAGCTGAAAAGCACCGTACAGAAGGCTGTTGCCGAAATAGACGGATGGGTCCAGATTAAGGCTAAAGTGATTGAAACCCTCGGCACGGTCATCGAACAGACAGTACCGTTTAATCAAATTGGTATGGAACATTTGCAGGCATTCCGGCTGCCTGAGAATAAAGCGGATATAGCAACCATTTATTTTGGCCTGGAGGATGGAACCTATCTGGACGGGGCAGGCTTTATCCCTGACAGCACTTTTGATGCCCGGCAGCGGCCCTGGTATCTGGCGATTAAGGAAGCGGACAAGCTGACCATCAGTGATGCTTACATAACGAAAGCAGGCGTTCAGTCTATCTACATAGGCGTTCCGCTTCATGATCAGAATGGTGTGTTTGACGGCGCGATCTCGGAGAATATCTCCCTGGATGCGATTAAGCAGCGAATCAGCTCGATTGAGACGGCAGACGGCTTTACTTTTTTGCTGGACCGCACCGGAGTCGTTCTGTCCCATCCGGATCAGGAGCTGCTGAACAAGCCGCTGGCTGAAGAGCCCGGTTATTCCGGACTTGTAGAGCAGATGCTCAAGCAGCCTTCGGGTCATACGGAGTATATGTATAATAGTGACAATCAATTGATTTATTTTGAAACCATTCCGAACACCGGCTGGATCGTAGGAACCTCCATATCCGAAAAGACAGCTTTTGCCGAGCTCGTATCCACACGTAGACTATTGATCAGCTTAGTTATCGTGTTTACGCTGGCTTTGGCTGCCGGTGCTTATTTCTTTGCTCTAAAAGCACTGAAGCCTTTGCTTAGTATGAAAAAGAGTGCAGAACAGCTCGCAGCAGGCGATTTGACGGTACAGGTGCCGGTGAAGGGACATGACGAAATCGCCCAGCTCGGTTTATCATTTAACGCTATGGCAGCTTCACTGCGCAAGCTGATATCTCAAGTAAATCAGTCGGCACAGGTTGTTCAGAATTCCTCCAGGGACATGTATAAGGATGCTCTGGGCAGTAATGAAATTGCCGGGCAGATCTCAGCGGTCATTGACGATATTGCCAATGGAGCTTCAGAGCAAGCTGAATCGATCCAGTCTGGTGCCGAAATGGTTGCAGATATCAATGAGGTTATCGATCAGATTGTTGATGAGGTACAGCATGCTTCCGCCAACATCCTGGATGTTAATCAGGCAATGGAGAGCGGTGTTGGAGCTGTCAGCCGTCAGAACGAGCTGGTACAGGCCGGAAAACAGAACACCGGACGGGTTGAAGCCGCGAACGGCCAGCTTTTGGGCAAAATCGACGAGATTTCGCTCATTACAGGAAGCATCCAGAACATTGCAGCCCAGACCAATTTGCTGGCCCTGAATGCTTCAATCGAGGCAGTGCGGGCCGGAGAACACGGCAGAGGGTTCGCCGTAGTCGCCGGTGAAGTGCGGAAGCTGGCTGAACAGTCCTCCCATTCTGTGACGGGCATTGACCAGCTACTGAAGGATCTGCATGCAGCAGGCCGGCAAAGCGCCGCAGAACTGGATGAGCTCCGTATAAACAGTGCAGACCAGTTAAGCTCGATGGAAGAGACGTCAGCAGCGTTTAACCATATCCGCGAATCGGTTGAGCATATCATAGCCAAAATCAATTTCATCACCGACGGCATGATGGAGCTTAAATCCGGCTCGGGGCAGGTATCCGACGTAATTACCGGTCTGGCAGCTGTCGCCGAGCAAAGCGCGGCCTCTACGGAAGAGGCGGCTTCCTCAACAACAGAACAGACCGCAACAATCAGCAATATCTCAGCTACAGCCAAAGAACTGACCGAAAATGCGGAACAGTTACTGCACGAAATCAATAATTTTAAAACCCAAATGTAGTTGGAAAAAACAAACAGCAGCTGCCCACGGTTAACGGGGGAGCTGCTGTATTAAGTTAAACCACCTATTGAATCAGATCAACCGCATCCTGCGGCACAAAGGCTTCTACGCCATTGTAGACAATAACTCCATTTAGCGAAGTTTTCTTGCCGTTAAGCACTGCGATATTTTTGTAAATTTGAAGCTCCAGCGTAGTAGTACCTTTGGTTACGAGGATCTTCGGATTTTTGGTGTCCGCCAGATCCAGCTTGTACGTTGCACCTTTAGCGGCAAAAGCCTGCTTCGCCGGCACAAACAATTGCTTGTTCACGCTGGCGAGGTCAAGGTTCAGCACACGGGCCATGTATTTGGCAACATCCGTGTTGTCGATGACACCAAACGGCCTGTCATTGTTCGGAGCGTACGTATACAGTACCACATCTCCGCCGGTATGGCCGCCAGTGGTCCAGCCGATTCCGGAACGTTTGCTGATCATCGGCCCGACTGTATAATTAAGGCTGCCTGGGCTGGCTGCTTTAATTGCGGCAACTTCCTCAGAAGTCAGATCGGTAATGCCAAAATACTGCTGCATCACAGCTTTAATATTCGTACGGCCCGTATCCAGCTTGGCTTCGAGACCTTCGCCGGTCAGTTTGGCCTTTTTCAGAGGACCGATAAATGTGGATAATGGTTCTTTATCATAAGTGCCGGTAGTTGCTGCATTTCCGATTGTCAGTCCGCCGTTTTGGTGATCTGTTACAGCGACAACAACGGTTTGTGTATCTTTTTTGGCAAAATCAACAGCAGTTTTAACTGCAGCATCAAAAGCAAGCACGTCGCTGATAATCCCGATTGGATCATTGGCATGCGCTGCCCAGTCTACCTTGCTGCCCTCAACCATCAGGAAGAAGCCGTCCTCGTCTTTGGACAGAACCTCAATCGCTTTGGCCGTCATTTCGGCAAGACTCGGCTGCTTGGCCGGATCACGGTCCATGTCATATGCCATGCTTGTAGAGGCAAACATGCCCCATAGTTTACCTGAAGAAGATGCTTTCATTGCTGCCGGGGTAGTTACATAATCGTATCCCAGTGCTTTTATAGAAGAGATCAGGTTCTCACCGTCTTTGCGTCCAGCCGGTTCCAGGAAGCTGCTTCCGCCGCCGAGAACGACATCCATGCCGTTATAAACCTGTTGTTTGCTTAGTGCATCATAGTTTTTGCGGTCAGGATAATGAGCCGAGAAGTCAGCCGGTGTGGCGTGCATGATTTCGGATG contains these protein-coding regions:
- a CDS encoding Na+/H+ antiporter subunit E is translated as MAFQLLLNFMIAFLWMFLNNDWTASGFIVGYILGILVVFGLRRFFGGRLYLGRGWAILKLAVLLLRELVVSSYVVVKAVLRPNLNIRPAILMYTTELKADWEVAVLITLLCLTPGSVVLEVSKDNRTLYIHAMDIKDAEQFRDNIRNTFERAILEVSRS
- a CDS encoding Na+/H+ antiporter subunit A encodes the protein MPLLHITVLVPFLLALMIALLRGKLPRLHRGWLVLAGPLALFVYFLTRIPVIKGGDSGYETVSWIPSLGIDLVFHLDGLSLLFTLLITGMGTLVIIYSIYYLDKRKEELTPFYVYLLLFMGAMLGVVLSDNLMVLYGFWELTSVSSFLLIAFWHRRQKSRYGALKSMLITVFGGLAMFAGFLMLYVMTGTFSIREIWSQAGDISGQPLFIPAMLLILLGAFTKSAQFPFHIWLPDAMEAPTPVSAYLHSATMVKAGLYLVARFSPVFAGQHEWFWIVSGVGLITLVYGSIQAMKQTDLKALLAYSTISQLGLIMGLLGMGSAASFYSGEEAVYYTAATTAALFHLFNHAIFKGSLFMVVGIVDHETNTRDLRKLGGLVSLMPVTFTVALIGSFSMAGLPPFAGFLSKEMFFTAVLNIRELDILSVQSLFTIVPVVAWIASIFTFAYSMIMVFHTFFGKYQPEKLDKKPHEAPFGLLLSPILLALLAVVTGLFPNMLSKTIIVPGMNAIHPQLAASSPFYVNIYFWHGFNTEVWMTLGVIILGIVVYRIYGRLSLVDKEWGRGRGYTLNQVYDGSIRLVERTSRSITGLYMTGSMRHYLMYIFALIIVIVGGSMLFSDGITLGQGEYAPISFFEVVAVLVMLTGALAIPFAKSRVSAILLTGMVGYMVTLLFILFRAPDLALTQMIVEVVSVTLFLLCFRHLPRLGREKVKFRLKLPKLIISIGFGATMTLVALAALGSSPFESISSYYTENSYKLGGGKNVVNVLLVDFRGFDTMFEITVLGLASLAIYSMIKLKVEPDNKPAAIKSMFDDEKPRYSRSNDVLLQSVAKVAFVIIITFSLYLFFAGHNNPGGGFIGALMAAAALVLLAIAFGMDFVEKVLPVNYRKLIAVGIILAFLTGIGSFVFDVPFLSQAFGYFELPVMGKTELTTAMLFDLGVYLAVIGVTMNIIFTIGRDN
- a CDS encoding Na(+)/H(+) antiporter subunit F1 encodes the protein MIHFILMLAVSIMVISIGICAWRLVKGPSLPDRVAALDTIGINLLAMVAVLSVLFKTQAFIEYILLIGILSFIGTVAFARYIERRVVFEHGDHQDRD
- a CDS encoding Na(+)/H(+) antiporter subunit C — its product is MELLIALAIGVLFTVGVYLVLSKSLLRILLGTTLITHGVHLLLLTMAGLKTGAAPLLGEKADSYVDPLPQALILTSIVISFGVSAFFIVLAYRAYRSAGMDDVEGSKGERQ
- a CDS encoding DUF975 family protein translates to MWERGELKRRAKGVLRTSYWKAFVVSLLLIILGEGTGLPSLDRFFESSNRTELQNAGLDMNWGVAGPILIVAFVLIIIFGIIGIAFYTLIATPLIVGSQRYFKQSAEGEVNMGNIGYAFGKDRYWAVVLTMLWKNFLNFLWFLLLIIPGIVKSYSYSQVPFILADNPNIGYNRAVDLSRQMTHGHKFRMFVLDLSFIGWILLGLLALGIGILFVQPYVNATKAELYLALRHNALAGGLTNEYELRLNEKPFFS
- the mnhG gene encoding monovalent cation/H(+) antiporter subunit G, with product MEIIKTGIELLFALLILTGALLSAVSSFGLIRLPDVYLRSHAAAKSATLGVLCVLSGAFLYFAFFLDFISAKLLLGIVFVFMTSPLSAHLTGRAAYRTGVPLWNKRIQDDLKEVLEKERVKSDPTA
- a CDS encoding MFS transporter gives rise to the protein MAKTFFPRLQGNSRGCLTFEPFFLIPYSMFSTYATLYMYELGLTELNIGWITTIGLIVQVLSSLLSGYLTDRMGRKRAILYFDLLSWSLATLLWAFSQNLWFFVAAAVINGFQRVPHIAFYCLIVEDTKPSDRTYVFTLLQIIGVIGGLFAPLGGLLVNQYGMVTGMRIMYVIAFLFMTFQFIGRQLTTRETEAGIRKRQETRELGLREIMVEYGGAFRELGTDRNLLLIFGVYILFNFQATLKTTYLSLYMADYLRIDSGIISLFPAVSSIIMLVTLWLLMPKIPDQAAHRAMMAGFGLSAASNVMLVIYPSASLLWLGLSTILAAVGLMISSPYLEAAVQNAIDDDKRAKVFSMLSVLILLFTAPAGIIGGWAYKLDPRIPLWLVTAAFVLSYVMLYVYRRRTGQNSNIPLTD
- a CDS encoding metallophosphoesterase; amino-acid sequence: MFIFLGLVFIVLYAAIVFYIGWSGWSWIKPAVSARFRLIYIILLVFLASSLILSRVVAGSAVLSVIGSYWLALFSLSVLVLPVIHLIVWLTKLSRLPRHAVQKWSGIITLLLLAGLIGFGSFNAFSPVTRSYEIKIDKPGPESGKLHIVMASDMHFGYLSGKSHAERMVKEINALKPDIVLLPGDIVDDDIMPYKNKGIGDILSGIEAPLGVYASLGNHDRFDGETQELISLLEESGMRVLYDESVQVGDWLTLVGRKDYSDKNRAGLAELTKELDPNKPVVLLEHQPVELGTAEEQGIDLMLSGHTHRGQIAPANLITSRIFENDWGYLQKGQMHSIVSSGYGFWGPPIRIGSRSEIVSIQVTFTD
- a CDS encoding methyl-accepting chemotaxis protein; the encoded protein is MNLKTKVMILVVSICIILAVPLSYFSLYLIQKQTHDSIDEQLKSTVQKAVAEIDGWVQIKAKVIETLGTVIEQTVPFNQIGMEHLQAFRLPENKADIATIYFGLEDGTYLDGAGFIPDSTFDARQRPWYLAIKEADKLTISDAYITKAGVQSIYIGVPLHDQNGVFDGAISENISLDAIKQRISSIETADGFTFLLDRTGVVLSHPDQELLNKPLAEEPGYSGLVEQMLKQPSGHTEYMYNSDNQLIYFETIPNTGWIVGTSISEKTAFAELVSTRRLLISLVIVFTLALAAGAYFFALKALKPLLSMKKSAEQLAAGDLTVQVPVKGHDEIAQLGLSFNAMAASLRKLISQVNQSAQVVQNSSRDMYKDALGSNEIAGQISAVIDDIANGASEQAESIQSGAEMVADINEVIDQIVDEVQHASANILDVNQAMESGVGAVSRQNELVQAGKQNTGRVEAANGQLLGKIDEISLITGSIQNIAAQTNLLALNASIEAVRAGEHGRGFAVVAGEVRKLAEQSSHSVTGIDQLLKDLHAAGRQSAAELDELRINSADQLSSMEETSAAFNHIRESVEHIIAKINFITDGMMELKSGSGQVSDVITGLAAVAEQSAASTEEAASSTTEQTATISNISATAKELTENAEQLLHEINNFKTQM
- a CDS encoding Na+/H+ antiporter subunit D: MNNLLVMPLLIPALTAVILIFLKEQIGLQRIISAVSVFLNIAVAATIVYQVKTDGIQTLHMGGWLPPYGIVFVADMFAALLVLVTAIVGAACLFFSFASIGEERERFYYYTFFHFLLTGVFGSFLTGDLFNLFVCFEVLLVASYSMIVLGGTRVQLRETLKYILVNVISSALFVAAIAYLYAATGTLNMAHLAMRVAEAGQGGIMNVIAVLLLLVFSLKAGLLLFFWLPDSYSAPPLAVRALFGALLTKVGLYAITRTFTLIFVHDPGMTHSLMGWMAGATMILGAIGALAYNDLSRIFNYNIVISVGFIAFGISVLTEDSLNGVVFYLMHDMIAKALLFFLGGMILAASGTEQLKQMGGLIRKYPWTGWMFFILTLALVGVPPLSGFAGKVMMVRSGFGEMHVALALIALASSFVVLYSLIKVFQEVFWGGERNDEAIHPQRYKAMMAPAAVLFVLVILMGIGAETVNDYVLQAGAVLADPAQYINAVLMKE